One genomic window of Acidobacteriota bacterium includes the following:
- the gor gene encoding glutathione-disulfide reductase produces the protein MTERAHDFDLFVIGGGSGGVRAARIAAQAGARVGVAEEYRMGGTCVVRGCVPKKFMVYTSKYGKDIEHSAGYGWSVGDVSYDHGKFMMGLHAEVDRLSAIYDRNLKSAGAEVFHERAEFVDKHTLRLTTSGKTVTAAKILIAVGGRPWRPSAEELPGVEHTISSNEVFEMEALPKRMLVAGGGYIAVEFAHVFAGLGVEVSLVYRGETVLRGFDEDVRIAVHEGLKEAGVRVVTNTVFERIEKNDDGLCAHMSNGHSVTADVILMAVGREANTAGLGLDKVGVKTGKRGEVIVDEWSRTNVENIWAVGDVTDRVNLTPVAIREGHAFADTEFGGKPWKMDHADIPTAVFSQPEVGTVGISESQARKEHGEIDIYKTKFRPMKNMLNGDQTRTFMKIIVRASDQRVLGVHVVGDDAAEMIQMAGIAVKMGATKQDFDRTCALHPSAAEELVTMRTKWVPEVV, from the coding sequence ATGACCGAGCGCGCCCATGACTTCGACCTGTTCGTGATCGGAGGCGGCTCCGGCGGCGTGCGTGCGGCGCGGATTGCGGCGCAGGCGGGCGCCAGGGTGGGCGTGGCCGAGGAATACCGGATGGGCGGCACCTGCGTGGTGCGAGGCTGCGTGCCGAAGAAGTTCATGGTGTACACCAGCAAGTACGGCAAGGATATCGAGCATTCTGCCGGGTACGGATGGTCTGTCGGAGACGTGTCTTACGACCACGGCAAGTTCATGATGGGCCTGCACGCGGAAGTCGACCGTCTGTCGGCAATCTATGACCGCAACCTCAAATCGGCGGGCGCCGAGGTGTTCCATGAGCGCGCCGAGTTCGTGGACAAGCACACGCTGCGCCTGACGACGAGCGGCAAGACGGTGACGGCGGCGAAGATCCTGATCGCGGTCGGCGGGCGCCCGTGGCGTCCGTCTGCGGAGGAACTGCCGGGCGTCGAGCATACCATCAGCTCGAACGAGGTGTTCGAGATGGAAGCGCTGCCGAAGCGGATGCTGGTGGCGGGCGGCGGGTATATCGCGGTCGAGTTCGCGCACGTGTTCGCCGGGCTCGGCGTCGAGGTGAGCCTCGTCTATCGCGGTGAGACGGTGCTGCGCGGCTTCGACGAGGACGTGCGTATTGCCGTGCATGAGGGTCTCAAGGAAGCGGGCGTGCGTGTCGTCACCAATACGGTCTTTGAACGGATCGAAAAGAACGATGACGGGCTCTGCGCGCACATGTCGAACGGCCACAGCGTGACGGCGGATGTGATCCTGATGGCGGTTGGGCGCGAGGCGAACACGGCCGGGCTCGGCCTCGACAAGGTGGGCGTGAAGACCGGCAAGCGCGGCGAAGTGATCGTCGACGAGTGGTCGCGCACCAATGTCGAGAATATCTGGGCGGTCGGCGACGTGACGGACCGTGTGAACCTGACGCCGGTGGCGATCCGCGAGGGCCATGCCTTTGCCGACACGGAGTTCGGCGGCAAGCCGTGGAAGATGGACCATGCGGACATTCCGACGGCGGTGTTCTCGCAGCCGGAAGTCGGCACAGTCGGCATCAGCGAGAGCCAGGCGCGCAAGGAACACGGCGAGATCGACATCTACAAGACGAAGTTCCGTCCGATGAAGAACATGCTGAACGGCGACCAGACGCGCACCTTCATGAAGATCATCGTGCGCGCCTCAGACCAGCGCGTGCTGGGCGTGCATGTCGTCGGCGATGACGCCGCCGAGATGATCCAGATGGCCGGCATTGCCGTGAAGATGGGCGCAACAAAACAGGACTTCGACCGCACCTGCGCGCTGCACCCGTCGGCGGCGGAAGAACTCGTCACGATGCGGACGAAATGGGTGCCGGAGGTGGTGTGA